A region of Ferruginibacter albus DNA encodes the following proteins:
- a CDS encoding DUF6965 family protein, which yields MNDYRFILEPYKTPSSRHTCPNCGKKREFTYYLDTQTGELLPPQYGMCNRRDKCGYHLSPYKDGYNKIIYQQERKDISKGAKYNFKKPVIKKKASFIDTKVFQSSLRQDDYEQNNFVNFLCKTFGEETTSLLISKYFIGTSNFWNGACIFWQVDFHGKIRTGKIMLYNSDNGKRVKTPKSYIMWVHKLLGVESFELEQCLFGEHLLRENLTSPVAIVESEKTAIISSLYFPEFIWLATGSINTLSFPKVNVLKGRKVLLFPDINAYGIWNEKAEKLSEFINISVSNLLETKSKELDNINGLDIADFLLRFNYKEHCQQRLSEDNKVSSSISFKEIERLKIDNQYLSQPLPKINAQFPQKLEAKSSLKEILELETFFKNFKKMPKSIKLDVCSFVNDISHFINSHLLIIKNYHTNPKMKAYLTRLLKLKDILIQKP from the coding sequence ATGAATGATTACAGATTTATACTTGAGCCTTATAAAACACCGTCAAGTAGACACACATGTCCAAATTGCGGTAAGAAGAGAGAATTTACATACTACTTAGATACACAAACAGGGGAACTTTTACCTCCTCAATATGGAATGTGTAATCGTAGGGATAAATGTGGATATCACTTAAGTCCGTATAAAGATGGATATAACAAAATAATTTATCAACAAGAAAGAAAAGATATTAGTAAAGGAGCAAAATATAACTTTAAAAAGCCGGTTATTAAAAAGAAAGCTTCATTTATAGATACTAAAGTTTTTCAAAGTAGTTTAAGACAGGATGATTATGAACAAAATAATTTTGTAAATTTTCTCTGTAAAACTTTTGGAGAAGAAACAACAAGCTTATTAATTAGTAAATACTTTATTGGCACTTCAAATTTTTGGAATGGAGCTTGTATATTTTGGCAGGTTGACTTTCACGGAAAAATTAGGACGGGGAAAATAATGTTGTATAATTCTGATAATGGTAAAAGAGTTAAAACTCCTAAAAGTTATATAATGTGGGTACATAAATTACTTGGTGTAGAATCTTTCGAGTTAGAACAGTGTCTGTTTGGAGAACATTTACTTCGTGAAAATTTAACCAGTCCTGTGGCTATTGTCGAAAGTGAAAAGACGGCAATTATTAGTAGTCTTTATTTCCCAGAATTTATTTGGCTTGCAACTGGAAGTATTAATACTCTGAGTTTTCCAAAAGTAAATGTACTAAAAGGAAGAAAAGTACTCTTATTTCCTGATATAAATGCTTATGGCATTTGGAACGAAAAAGCAGAAAAGCTTTCAGAGTTTATAAATATCAGTGTTTCCAATTTACTTGAAACTAAATCTAAAGAACTAGATAACATTAATGGCTTAGATATTGCCGATTTTTTATTAAGATTTAATTATAAAGAGCATTGCCAACAACGTCTAAGTGAAGATAACAAAGTTTCATCAAGTATATCTTTTAAAGAAATTGAGCGTCTGAAAATAGATAATCAATATTTATCCCAACCTTTACCAAAAATAAATGCTCAATTTCCCCAAAAATTAGAAGCTAAATCTTCATTGAAAGAAATTTTAGAATTAGAGACTTTTTTTAAAAATTTTAAAAAAATGCCAAAATCAATAAAATTAGATGTTTGCAGTTTTGTAAATGATATTTCTCATTTCATTAATAGTCATCTTCTAATTATAAAAAATTATCACACTAACCCTAAAATGAAAGCGTATTTAACAAGATTATTGAAGCTTAAAGACATTCTTATACAGAAACCTTAG
- a CDS encoding helix-turn-helix domain-containing protein: MKENRYDTYLKELGANIRRIRKENGFTMEALANEAEIEYRQLGRIERGEVNTTIISLLRIADTLQVNLNEFFTF, translated from the coding sequence GTGAAAGAAAATCGTTACGATACTTATCTTAAAGAGCTTGGGGCAAATATTCGAAGAATTCGAAAGGAGAATGGGTTCACGATGGAAGCTCTTGCAAATGAAGCAGAAATTGAATATCGACAATTAGGTAGAATTGAAAGAGGAGAAGTTAATACAACTATAATTTCATTATTAAGAATTGCAGATACTTTGCAAGTGAATCTAAATGAGTTTTTTACTTTTTAA
- a CDS encoding DGQHR domain-containing protein, whose translation MKEEAKIALFNKLIMESDIAKAISIRKSDLYKESFPNNSPYIEERKKHGWEIDSILKTVTRLTKPKPNDVSFEDKTWTLFALLGFKIMNKDRHLHLPYDKSNPSLTQQIDVFAKDDETVLLIECRSATSNKIGDFKKELEAMKSKKQGLINSVRALFPNFSPKFKYILATRNLSISDADKARLLSIKGIHFSEEIIDYYYSLFSQIGLSARYQLLGSLFAGEPIPDLDNIIPAIEGKMGGYTYYSFSIEPEKLLKIGYILHRNKANEDMMPTYQRIIKKARLKEIHNFIDEEKGFFPNSIIVNILSDRNKNIKFERSSLQAPNSLSRIGILHLPKKYQSAYIIDGQHRLYGYSNSMYKSSNTIPVVAFVDLEKTEQVKMFMQINENQKPVSKDLRNTLDSDLLWDSESFLDQMRALKSRIAITLGESRRSPLFGKISIGEDKKIISTQQISIALSKSDFLGKVKKFEIEKIGTFYAGDIEKAFTKITDLLIRTFDYIKNHLEELWEKENNIIVLNKGIYGIILILNDIINYLFEEKVISDITSTKQVHEETQVYLNTLIHFFKDISEEKENELKNAYGAGGDAKYWRTLQKAMKEIHSEINYEGLEEFLKKEDKENNEEAFKYIREIELYLKASVRERLETEFGKGWFKKGVPIKIYTDATTIAAQKNREIENEEDEKDPWDCLHLINYRDIIVQNWQKIFEKNYTIPGEEKISGGKEAKTKWLVELNRIRNENDHTYYVTSDELSFIEKIYDWLIK comes from the coding sequence ATGAAAGAAGAAGCCAAGATAGCGCTATTTAATAAATTGATAATGGAGTCTGATATTGCTAAAGCAATATCAATAAGGAAGTCTGATTTATATAAAGAAAGTTTTCCGAACAATTCTCCATATATAGAAGAAAGAAAAAAACATGGATGGGAAATAGACTCAATTTTAAAAACTGTAACCAGGCTTACAAAACCAAAACCAAACGATGTGTCGTTTGAAGACAAAACCTGGACTTTATTTGCACTGCTTGGATTTAAAATTATGAACAAAGATAGGCATCTTCATTTGCCATATGATAAGTCAAATCCAAGTCTCACTCAACAAATTGATGTTTTTGCTAAAGATGATGAAACTGTATTATTAATAGAATGCAGATCGGCTACTTCAAATAAAATAGGAGATTTTAAGAAGGAATTAGAAGCGATGAAATCAAAGAAACAAGGATTAATAAATTCTGTGCGTGCATTATTCCCTAATTTTTCTCCGAAGTTTAAATACATCTTAGCGACTAGAAATTTATCTATTAGTGATGCAGATAAAGCAAGATTATTATCTATTAAAGGAATTCATTTTTCAGAGGAAATTATTGATTATTATTATTCACTTTTCTCACAGATAGGACTTTCTGCTAGATATCAATTATTGGGATCACTCTTTGCTGGAGAACCGATTCCTGATTTAGACAACATAATTCCAGCTATTGAAGGTAAAATGGGAGGTTATACTTATTATTCATTCTCAATTGAACCAGAAAAATTATTGAAAATCGGTTATATTCTTCATAGAAATAAAGCTAACGAAGATATGATGCCAACTTATCAGAGAATTATCAAAAAAGCTCGTTTAAAAGAAATTCATAACTTCATTGATGAAGAAAAAGGGTTTTTCCCCAATTCAATTATAGTAAATATTCTGTCTGATAGAAATAAGAATATTAAATTTGAAAGAAGTAGCCTTCAGGCTCCCAATTCACTTTCGCGAATAGGAATTTTACACCTTCCCAAAAAATATCAATCTGCTTACATTATTGATGGGCAACATAGGTTATATGGATATTCTAATTCGATGTATAAATCATCAAATACCATCCCTGTAGTTGCTTTTGTTGATTTAGAAAAGACTGAACAAGTTAAAATGTTTATGCAAATAAACGAAAACCAAAAGCCAGTCTCTAAGGATTTAAGAAATACATTAGATTCAGATCTTTTATGGGATTCAGAAAGCTTTTTAGACCAAATGCGAGCTTTGAAATCTAGGATTGCAATAACTCTCGGGGAGTCAAGAAGATCTCCTTTATTTGGCAAAATTTCTATTGGAGAAGACAAAAAAATAATTTCTACACAACAAATTTCAATTGCTTTATCTAAATCTGATTTTTTAGGTAAAGTCAAAAAATTTGAGATTGAAAAAATAGGAACATTTTATGCAGGAGATATAGAAAAGGCATTTACAAAAATTACAGATTTATTAATTAGAACATTTGATTACATCAAAAATCATCTTGAAGAATTATGGGAAAAAGAAAACAATATAATAGTTTTAAATAAAGGTATTTATGGAATAATTTTAATTTTAAACGATATAATCAACTATTTATTTGAAGAAAAAGTTATTAGCGATATCACTTCTACAAAACAAGTTCACGAAGAAACTCAAGTGTACTTAAATACTTTAATCCATTTTTTCAAAGATATATCTGAAGAAAAAGAAAATGAATTAAAAAATGCTTATGGTGCTGGGGGAGATGCTAAATACTGGCGTACGCTTCAAAAGGCAATGAAAGAGATTCATTCTGAAATTAATTATGAGGGATTGGAAGAATTTCTTAAGAAAGAGGATAAGGAAAATAATGAAGAAGCTTTTAAATATATCCGTGAAATTGAATTGTATTTGAAAGCCAGTGTACGAGAAAGGCTTGAAACAGAGTTTGGAAAAGGTTGGTTCAAAAAAGGAGTTCCTATAAAAATCTACACAGATGCAACAACTATTGCTGCTCAAAAAAATAGGGAGATTGAAAATGAGGAGGACGAAAAAGATCCATGGGACTGCCTTCATTTAATAAATTATAGAGATATTATTGTCCAAAATTGGCAGAAAATATTCGAAAAAAATTATACTATACCCGGCGAAGAAAAAATATCAGGAGGAAAGGAGGCAAAAACAAAATGGTTAGTAGAATTGAATAGAATAAGGAATGAAAATGATCATACTTATTATGTAACTTCCGATGAGTTATCCTTTATCGAAAAAATTTATGATTGGTTAATAAAATAA
- a CDS encoding helix-turn-helix domain-containing protein gives MFEASSKESLGNMVKAHRESKKISQIELAKEIGGHVNRSHIAHLEQGLRLPPTAILAEICQKLNIPEQFWKPFTSKEAVLRMEFESWLSELVGIPISLTNHDKSVIEVVEKLVSDIFSKTFTSEQAYSFFQRILVFYDIPQMSTEFFERYITPDAFKDIASFQQRIEEYQKDAIRLFSSFEDAYAALNSHKKLSEILFPLTIKSDSLYRERTEWTSIINIPDEKLPYLGYIAASRVKVEESERKDLANFLNLLADQKRKNELSLNNYNEKTKRKYDSLLRKFNSKIEHSLFSPLFSPSPEFLEREAKFIKPEGGNDFEEMEKTQIQAYENLAHYLSADFMDVYVATSMRSDADFVSVNNFTKNLFNNPDIRPLKLRYFNPTQSWIEDRIAKGLVEALMLKRADFCIYMAQKEDTFGKDSEASVSLGQGKPVIVYVPKLVIIEEKLDSEEIGKMNKAELIEEIKKYDIEFANEIDENIDDESLMGKLLTSKLESSNTENLCIAIKNHWADYDLYGEVEKRIDDQNKKTIFLNWMDGVIKRDLITSIPTEIHKELVSMLVSTTIRYEKRAKIFREVHPLALQVILSTGVLNGILVARSVDSCALILKSLIINKMDLELVVDSNNYKLIEKTSRSTMRVISRHKLLSNAFSAFYRKFNFN, from the coding sequence ATGTTTGAAGCAAGTTCTAAAGAAAGCCTTGGAAATATGGTGAAGGCTCACAGAGAGTCAAAAAAAATTAGTCAAATTGAATTAGCGAAAGAAATAGGTGGTCATGTAAACCGTTCCCATATTGCACATCTTGAACAAGGGCTCCGATTACCTCCAACAGCTATATTAGCTGAAATTTGTCAGAAATTAAATATTCCTGAGCAGTTTTGGAAGCCTTTTACAAGTAAAGAAGCTGTTTTGAGAATGGAGTTTGAATCTTGGTTATCAGAATTAGTAGGAATACCGATTTCATTAACTAATCATGATAAGTCAGTAATTGAGGTTGTCGAAAAATTAGTCAGTGATATTTTCTCAAAAACATTTACCTCAGAACAAGCGTATAGCTTTTTCCAAAGAATATTAGTGTTTTACGACATTCCTCAAATGTCGACTGAATTTTTTGAAAGATATATAACTCCTGATGCATTTAAAGATATTGCTTCATTCCAACAGAGAATAGAGGAATATCAAAAGGATGCAATAAGACTTTTTAGTTCATTCGAAGATGCATATGCTGCACTTAATTCACATAAGAAACTTTCTGAAATTTTATTCCCATTGACAATTAAATCTGATAGTTTATATAGAGAAAGAACAGAATGGACATCTATCATAAATATTCCAGATGAAAAACTTCCTTATTTAGGGTATATAGCCGCAAGCCGGGTTAAAGTTGAAGAATCTGAAAGAAAAGACCTAGCTAATTTTTTAAATCTTCTTGCAGATCAAAAAAGAAAAAATGAACTCTCGTTGAATAATTATAATGAAAAGACTAAAAGAAAATATGATTCATTATTGAGAAAATTTAATTCAAAAATTGAGCATAGTTTATTTTCTCCATTGTTTTCGCCCTCACCTGAGTTTTTAGAAAGAGAAGCAAAATTTATTAAGCCTGAAGGAGGAAATGATTTTGAAGAAATGGAAAAAACACAAATACAAGCGTATGAAAATCTTGCTCATTATTTGAGCGCAGATTTCATGGATGTATATGTTGCTACATCAATGAGAAGCGACGCAGATTTTGTGTCAGTCAATAATTTTACAAAAAACCTGTTTAATAATCCTGATATTAGACCACTAAAATTAAGATATTTTAATCCTACACAATCTTGGATTGAGGATAGAATAGCTAAAGGTTTAGTAGAAGCTTTAATGCTAAAAAGGGCTGATTTTTGTATATATATGGCTCAAAAAGAAGACACATTTGGCAAAGATTCAGAAGCATCAGTGTCTTTAGGACAAGGGAAACCAGTTATTGTATATGTGCCAAAATTAGTTATAATAGAAGAAAAATTAGATTCAGAAGAAATTGGAAAAATGAATAAGGCTGAATTGATTGAAGAAATAAAAAAGTATGATATCGAATTTGCCAATGAAATAGATGAAAATATCGATGATGAATCTTTAATGGGTAAATTATTGACTAGTAAATTGGAAAGTTCTAACACTGAGAATTTATGTATCGCCATAAAAAATCATTGGGCCGATTATGATCTTTATGGGGAAGTTGAAAAAAGAATAGACGATCAAAATAAAAAAACTATTTTTTTAAATTGGATGGACGGGGTTATAAAACGAGATTTAATTACGTCGATTCCAACGGAAATTCATAAGGAATTAGTTAGTATGCTTGTATCTACAACTATTAGATATGAGAAAAGAGCAAAAATCTTTAGAGAAGTTCATCCTTTAGCACTACAAGTAATTCTTAGCACTGGTGTTTTGAATGGAATTCTGGTCGCTCGATCAGTTGATTCATGCGCATTAATTTTAAAAAGTCTTATCATTAATAAAATGGACTTGGAATTAGTTGTGGATTCTAATAATTATAAATTAATTGAAAAGACATCTAGATCTACGATGAGAGTGATTTCAAGACATAAATTATTATCGAATGCATTTTCTGCTTTTTATAGAAAATTTAATTTTAATTAA
- a CDS encoding DNA adenine methylase: MTENNIKVKPFLRWAGGKRWLLKDLPRLLPEKSFKNFHEPFLGGGAIFFFLEPKKKSFLSDLNKELIETYHSVQDDIENVISDLLSFKNTEEDYYKIRNKKFVKSSRKAAQFIYLNQTSFNGIYRVNSRGQYNVPYGHRKNYRLDIENLRLANIALKNCKIAFGDFTDTIKNVNAGDLVFLDPPYTVTHNENGFVSYNQKLFSLQDQYRLANTISEIKEIGAYYILTNAAHEKVREIFNNKDKVIELKRASSIGGKNATRGQYSELIITNTI, encoded by the coding sequence ATGACTGAAAATAATATAAAAGTTAAACCATTTTTGCGATGGGCTGGAGGGAAAAGGTGGCTTTTAAAAGATCTGCCAAGGCTTTTACCAGAAAAATCATTTAAGAATTTTCATGAGCCATTTTTAGGTGGAGGTGCTATCTTCTTTTTTTTGGAACCTAAAAAAAAATCGTTTCTTTCTGATTTAAACAAAGAATTAATTGAAACTTATCACTCTGTTCAGGACGATATTGAGAATGTAATATCAGATCTTTTAAGTTTTAAAAACACTGAAGAAGATTATTATAAGATTCGGAATAAAAAATTTGTAAAAAGCAGTAGAAAAGCAGCGCAGTTTATTTATCTTAATCAAACTTCTTTTAATGGAATTTACAGAGTAAATTCAAGAGGTCAATACAATGTACCATATGGACATCGAAAAAATTATAGACTTGATATTGAGAACTTAAGGTTGGCAAATATTGCTTTAAAAAATTGTAAAATTGCTTTTGGGGATTTTACAGATACTATCAAAAATGTAAATGCAGGTGATTTAGTTTTTTTAGATCCTCCTTATACAGTTACTCATAATGAAAATGGCTTTGTTAGCTATAATCAAAAATTGTTTTCCCTACAGGATCAATATCGATTGGCAAATACAATAAGCGAAATCAAAGAAATCGGTGCTTATTACATTCTTACCAATGCAGCCCATGAAAAGGTAAGAGAGATTTTTAACAATAAGGATAAAGTTATTGAATTAAAAAGAGCTAGCTCTATAGGTGGGAAAAATGCTACAAGGGGACAATATTCTGAATTGATAATTACAAATACAATTTGA